The genomic stretch GAATGTGGCCCCTGGAAAGCGCCTTGTAGCAGTTGTGGTAGTTGGGCGGAATTTCCAGACCGGTGGTCTCCTTGATGACGCCGGGACCGGCAAAGCCTATGCGCGAAGAACGCACCGCATACTGGTAGGGCGAGCAGCCCAGGAAAGAGGCCACCGGACCGGCATAGGAGTTGGTGTCGTAAAGGACTATATACAGTCCGCCTTCCTCAATGTAGCGGCGAACGGCCATGGTGACTCGGGGCATCTGGATGAGGCCGTTGACGCCTTCCTGGATGCGGATGCCGGCCGTGCCGTGAATGTAGGCCAGGAACGGCTGGTGCTTGGTCCGGGCCAGTTCCAGGGCGCGGATGAACTTTTCGCCTTCGGCCGCTCCCACGGAGCCGCCCCTGAATTTCGCCACCAGGGTGGCACAGGTGACGCGCAACCCTTCGAGGCTGGCGTTGAAGGTCAGGCAGCTCGATTGCAGACCGGTCTTCTTTTTTGCGGCCTCGATTCTTCCCGAGAAGTTGGGGAAGTCGGTGGGATTGCCGGAAGCGATGTCCCGGTTGAATTCCCGCACGGAACCGCGGTCGAAGACGTTATGGAGATACCACTGGTATTCCATGGGGAAGTTGTAGCCGCAGTTGGGGCAGACGCCCGCATAGTCGGTGAACAGGTCGCGCGCCCAGATATCCAGGCAGCCGCGTTTGCGGGAGTGCGGACAAGTGACTTCGCGGTCCTCAAGGGCCTGGGGGCTGACATAGTCGCTGTCGTTGACCAGGGCGGGCGCTTCCGGCTCGGTCTGGGACAGTCCCGTCAGCTCCATTTCCTTCTGTTTGTCCATGGTGGAGGTGATGCCGATTTTTTTCAGCATACCGCGCAGCACGGCGTCGATTTTGGCCGTGATGACATGCGCCTCGTCCGAGACCTCTTCGACGATCCGCTCCACGCGGTGCTTGAAGGGCTTGATAAGCCCGTACAGGATCAGGCTGGCCGAGTTGGAGACAATGCCCGAACTGGTGGCGCTGAGCTTCTCCAGCAGGGAACGGTTGTCCTGGTAGGCGCTCTGGGCCATGCGGCGGTACTTGCGAAACCGCTTGGCGACCAGGCGTTCGCGGGCCTTCTCGTTGAGAGACCAGCGCACGATGACGTCGGTGTTCTTTTTGAAGTGGCGCAGGGCGACGGCTCGGAACAGCCGCACGCCGCGAACGCTCAACGCCACCTCGTCCGTGGCGCGGACGACCTGCTCACGGACTTGCTTGAAGAAGTCGAAATGATCGGCCCGAGCGCCCAGAGGCGGCTCCTGGATGATTTCGTCGATGTAGCCGTTGGCGAGGTTGTCCTGGGCCGTGATGCGTTGCGCCAAGGCGCAGGACTCGATGAGTTCCGCCGGGGCGCGCTCGGAGCCGCGAATGTGCCCCTCAATGGCGGCCGCACCCTCCGGGGAAATGACGGAGTAGTAGCCGTGGGAGAGCATCAGGCGCTTGTCGGCCATGCCGATGGCCTCGGCGCCGCCGGAACCGCCTTCGGAGAAGATCGCCACGATGGGCACGTCCAGTCCGGCCATTTCATAAATGTTCTCGGCTATCTGCTGCGCCGCGCCGGGGAAGTCCTCGATGGGGTAGGAACCGGGCGTGTTCACGTAGGCGTGGATGGGAATCTGTTCCCGGGCCGCGACCTTCATGTACTTGAGCGCTTTGGAGTTGCCCCAAGGCTTGATGGAGCCGCCATTGCGGAATTCCTCGCCGTGTCCCTTCTCCTGGCCCACGACCATGACCGGCTGGTTTATGATCTTCTTGCCGCGGCGGCGGGTGATGTAGGCGCGGGCGATGAGCATACCGGGATCGATGGAGTGTTCGTCCTGGCCGCCCATTTCAGTATAATTGTCGTAAACGTTCTCCAGGATGTCCTTGAGACTGGCCCGCTGGGGGTGGCGCACGATGCGCACCTTGTCCATGGCGGTCAGTTGGGCGTCGATGGCGGTTTCCATGGTGGACAGCCGCTTGTCCAGGGATTCCACGGCCCGGATGGCCTGCTCCTCGGAGAGATCGGCGTTCTTCTCCTGGAATCGGGAGATTTCCGTGGCGAAGGCGTCCAGCTCGGGGCGGGATTTGTTGCCTAGGATGTCGCGGGCGTAGTTTACCCGGCCCAGGAGGGATTGCAGAGTCTTTTCTATGTTCATAGTTAGAATACGAGGAGGTTTGCGGTTTTTTCAACGAGGAAGGGGATGTTCGATTTCATCGTTCCTCCGGCGGAATCGGAGCCGTTGAGTTGCAGGTCCCGCAGGAATTCCAGCCCGCGGGATTTGGCTTCTTCGAGGTCCTTGCCCCAGATGATGGCCAGAGCCAGGTTGGGGTCGTACTCCGTGGGAATCTGGTAGGCGCGGTCCGTGGGGACGTGGGTGTGCACGGTCAGCCAGTCGCGCTTCTGCCACTTGAGTTCCTCGATCCGGCCTACCCAGGGGGTGAACCCGTTCTCGGTGTCCTCGGCGATGAGGCGGTATTCAATGCCCACCCCGTTGAAGGAGACGTCGTCCTGGGTGTAGCCAAGCGGCTCGCCCAGGCCGATGCGGATCTGCTCGCGGATCAGGTTCACGTCGGGATTGCCGTTGACCGAGCCGATGCAGGCCGAGACGCCGTTTTCCACCTGGATGCGGGTGTTCACTTCCATAAGGAAGGGGTCCCCGTTCGGGGTGACGATCCACTCCCAGGTGCCCACGTTGTCGTATTTGATTTCCTTGGCAATGGACAGGGAGTAGCGGGTGATGTCGTCGAGGAGTTTCCGGGCGTCGAAGCTGTAGGTCAAGCCTTGGGGCCAGAAGCCGGGGGCCACCTCGATGCGTTTTTGCAGTCCGGGAGACTGCACCGAGCAGTTGCGGGTGCCGAAATGAACCGGATTGGTGCCGGACCTGTCGGAGACGATCTGCACTTCAAGGTGGTTGAAGTTGAACACGCGCTGTTCGATGAGCACGCCCTCGTCGTTGAAGGTGCGCAGGGAATAGTTGCGGATACGGCGGTAGGTCTGGCGGAAACGGGCCATGTCCTCGCATTCGTCGATGCCCATTCCGCCGCCGCCGGCCGACGCCTTGACCAGGACCACCGGGCGGCTGATGCCCATTTTGGCCTGGAATTCGAACAGGCTTTCGGCGATGGCCTCGGCCTCAAGCTCGTCATATATTGCCCGGTCGGAGCCGGGCACAGTGGGCACGCCCAGGGCGCGGGCAATGCGCTTGGTGTTGATCTTGTCGCCCAGGTCCCGGATGACTTCCCAGGAGGGACCGATGAAGGTCATGGGGCGGTCGCGCTGGACCACGCGGCGGGCAAAGCGGTAGTTCTCCGAGAAAAAGCCGTATCCGGGATGGATGGCAGTGGCCCCGGACTCGTCCGCCACGGACAGAATGTCCCCGGCGTCGAGATAATTATGGATTCGGTACAGGGATTTTTCCCCGCCCAGCCTGCGGGCCACGTCCAGGTGCCCGGACCGGGAGTCCTCTTTGGTGTACAGGGCAACAAAGGGCAGGCCGAGGTCGGAACACGCCTCCATGATCCGCACGGCGATCTCGCCCCTGTTGGCGATGAGTATCTTTTGTCCGTCTAAGCTCACGTCGAATATCTCTTTCGGGTATGGTTTTTTGCGGAGCACTAAATAGCCTTTCTTCGGCTATCTTGCAAATCTTTTGAAATGGTGTTTGTTCTTTAAAACTAATGTGTTATCTTGAAACACCCGTTTGAATTAATAATTATGGATTTTTAACTAAAATATGTGTAGAAAATCGGTCCGGCAAGTTTTTAGAGGTCATAGTTGCCAGAATTGTCAACAGGTTGAGATCTTGACCAAGAGGAGTTCCGAATGGATTACGTTATTGTAGGAAATGGCGTTTCAGCCATCGGCGCCATCGAGGGCATTCGCCAGCACGACAAAGCCGGTTCCATCACGGTTATCAGCGACGAGGCCGTGCCGACTTACGGCCGTCCGCTCATTTCCTATTACCTTTCGGACAAGATCAAGTTCGACACGCTGCCGTTTCGGCCTGAAGAGTTTTACGAGCGGAACGGGGTCGCCATGCGGTTGGGGTCCAGGGTGCTTTCCGTGGACGCCGCCGATAAGGTTCTGACCCTCGACTGCGGCGACACCGTCAAATACGACAAACTGCTTCTGGCTACCGGCGGCACGCCGGTCCGGCCGGGCCTGCCGGGCGTCGACGGCCCCGGCGTGCACAACTTCACCACCGTCGCCCATGCCGAGACCCTCAAGGAATTGGTGGACAAGGTCAAGAAGGTGGTGGTCATCGGTGCGGGCCTCATTGCGCTCAAGGCCGCCGAAGGATTTGCCGAAAAGGGTGTCGATGTCACCATCGTGGTCCGTTCCCGGATCATGCGCACCTATTTCGACGAGACCGCCGGCGAACTCATCGTCGATCATCTGGAAAAGAACGGCATTCATTTTCTGCAGGGCACGGACACGAAGGCCATCATCCGCCGCGAGGACGGTTCCATCAAGGGCGTTGAAACCGACCAGGGACTGGTTGCGGCGGACGTTGTCATCGTGGCCGCGGGCGTTCGCCCGAACATGGGCCTGGCTATCCAGGCCGGGTTGACCACCGGGCAGGGCATTCGCGTGGATGACTACATGGCCACCAGCGACAGGGACGTCTTTGCCGCCGGAGACGTCGCCGAAGCCAAGGATTTGCTGACCGGCGAATACACGGTCCGCCCCATCTGGCCCAACGCGTATACCCAAGGCCGTTACGCGGGCAGGAATATGGCCGGAGCCGAAACTCCGTACACGGGCGGGATGTCCATGAACTCCATCACCTATTACGGACTTCCGACCATTTCCGTGGGCGAGACCAATCTGGCCGATGACGAACGGTACGAAACCGCCGTGTTTCTCGATCGGGAGAACTCGGTCTATCGCAAGCTGATTTTCCGGGATAACATTCTGGTCGGATGTATTCTTATCGGGGCCATTGACGCGGCCGGGTTCTACACCAGCTTCATCAAGAACGGTTTCGAGCTGGACGAAGCGGGCAAGGAGCGGCTGATGGAAGGCGATCCCTCTCCGGCGCTGTGGCCCGACAGCTTTATTGAAGCCATGATGAACAATCCCTAGATCGGGATTCCTGACGAAATCTCAAGAGCCGCTTTCGAGCGGCTTTTTTGTTTGGATGCATCCTGTATGGCCGACGCGTCGTTTGGCGGCGGGCTTGGGCTTAGACGTTGCGGTAAATCATCATGCAGCCGAGCAGGAAGACGACCGCAAGGGCGAGTTCCCTGTAGCCTTTGTCGGAAAGATGTTTGTACGCCTTGGTTCCGAGGAATATGCCCGTAACGAGGGCGGGCAGGGACAAAACGTATAAATGCAGCACTTCGTCCGTAATCATCCCGGAAACGGCCTGAGAGGCGATGACGACCATGCCCGAGAAGGCAAAGAAGCACGCCAGGGTGGCTTTGGCCTGGTCTTTCGTCCATGGCTGGAGGGCGGTATAGACGATTACCGGCGGCCCCCCGACGCCGAGGCTGCCGCCCAGCAGGCCGGAAAAAAATCCGGCCAGGATGGCCGCCGGTTTGCCGAGAGGTATCGGCTCGGGTCTGGCCAGGAACTGGTGGCTGGTAAAGACGATCATGATGATGCCGACAAAGATCGAAAGCCCATCAGGCGGAACCTGCTTGAGTGCGTACACGCCTAGGGGAGTACCCACGACGCTGGCGGACATTAGTGTGAAAGTGCATTTAAGATTGATGTTCTTGCGCAGGCGGACGGTCAGGTAGAGGCTGATGATGACAGCGAGAAGGACCATGAGCGGAACGCTGGTCTTGATGCTCAGGAAGAACCCCAGCAGCGGGAGGGCGATGAGCCCGAACCCGAATCCGGTCAGTCCCTGGAGGAATGCTGCGGCTAGCACGATGAAGACGATGGCGGCTGTTTCGAGCATTATGGTGGCTTACTGTATTTGTAAGAGGCTGCCAATGTCGATTCTCGTGACTTTAAATTTGGTATAAAATGGTTGCCACCAAATTGAATCGCAGGGTATAGGTATCAACAAATGGAAATCCATTTTTAACTAATCCCAGTATCTCAGGAGGTTGAGTTATGGCCATTGTCATTGATCATGATGAATGTATTGGTTGTGAATCTTGCGTTGAGATCTGTCCTGAAGTTTTCGAAATGGACGCCGACGGGGAAAAGGCTACGGTTATCGATCCGGATTCCACCCTGGATTGCGTGGACGAAGCCATTGAGACCTGTCCCAACGAAGCCATATCCAAGTAGCTGAAAAATTGTAAAAAAAAGACCGCCTATCGGAGGCGGTCTTTTTTTTGCGCTTTCGGGGAATTGCTACTGCAATTCGATGAATTTGCTGCGAACCTCTTCAATGATGTCCCGGCTGTCCGGGAAGTTCAGGGCTTCGCCACGGGATAAGGCGTGAACATGGATCAGACCCGCTTGTTCGTCATAATAAAACTCCGCATCGTCCATGGTGCGTAGAACGCTGCTTCTAAATTCCGCACGCAGATAGTTGCCTTCGCTCAGAAGCACCTTGCCGCCGAAGACAGACTCAACGGCATTGCTCAGGTCAACCATCACTTTGTT from Desulfovibrio sp. Fe33 encodes the following:
- a CDS encoding DUF1499 domain-containing protein, giving the protein MKQLLATTVIAISLAAFPACSTKAPDLGMTNGMFAVCPDDVDCISSQTDDAKRRIDPIKATGDSNKVMVDLSNAVESVFGGKVLLSEGNYLRAEFRSSVLRTMDDAEFYYDEQAGLIHVHALSRGEALNFPDSRDIIEEVRSKFIELQ
- a CDS encoding NAD(P)/FAD-dependent oxidoreductase; the protein is MDYVIVGNGVSAIGAIEGIRQHDKAGSITVISDEAVPTYGRPLISYYLSDKIKFDTLPFRPEEFYERNGVAMRLGSRVLSVDAADKVLTLDCGDTVKYDKLLLATGGTPVRPGLPGVDGPGVHNFTTVAHAETLKELVDKVKKVVVIGAGLIALKAAEGFAEKGVDVTIVVRSRIMRTYFDETAGELIVDHLEKNGIHFLQGTDTKAIIRREDGSIKGVETDQGLVAADVVIVAAGVRPNMGLAIQAGLTTGQGIRVDDYMATSDRDVFAAGDVAEAKDLLTGEYTVRPIWPNAYTQGRYAGRNMAGAETPYTGGMSMNSITYYGLPTISVGETNLADDERYETAVFLDRENSVYRKLIFRDNILVGCILIGAIDAAGFYTSFIKNGFELDEAGKERLMEGDPSPALWPDSFIEAMMNNP
- a CDS encoding carboxyl transferase domain-containing protein; the encoded protein is MNIEKTLQSLLGRVNYARDILGNKSRPELDAFATEISRFQEKNADLSEEQAIRAVESLDKRLSTMETAIDAQLTAMDKVRIVRHPQRASLKDILENVYDNYTEMGGQDEHSIDPGMLIARAYITRRRGKKIINQPVMVVGQEKGHGEEFRNGGSIKPWGNSKALKYMKVAAREQIPIHAYVNTPGSYPIEDFPGAAQQIAENIYEMAGLDVPIVAIFSEGGSGGAEAIGMADKRLMLSHGYYSVISPEGAAAIEGHIRGSERAPAELIESCALAQRITAQDNLANGYIDEIIQEPPLGARADHFDFFKQVREQVVRATDEVALSVRGVRLFRAVALRHFKKNTDVIVRWSLNEKARERLVAKRFRKYRRMAQSAYQDNRSLLEKLSATSSGIVSNSASLILYGLIKPFKHRVERIVEEVSDEAHVITAKIDAVLRGMLKKIGITSTMDKQKEMELTGLSQTEPEAPALVNDSDYVSPQALEDREVTCPHSRKRGCLDIWARDLFTDYAGVCPNCGYNFPMEYQWYLHNVFDRGSVREFNRDIASGNPTDFPNFSGRIEAAKKKTGLQSSCLTFNASLEGLRVTCATLVAKFRGGSVGAAEGEKFIRALELARTKHQPFLAYIHGTAGIRIQEGVNGLIQMPRVTMAVRRYIEEGGLYIVLYDTNSYAGPVASFLGCSPYQYAVRSSRIGFAGPGVIKETTGLEIPPNYHNCYKALSRGHIQGVWSRKDIRKNLHQAFLTIGGRNLYYR
- a CDS encoding sulfite exporter TauE/SafE family protein, with amino-acid sequence MLETAAIVFIVLAAAFLQGLTGFGFGLIALPLLGFFLSIKTSVPLMVLLAVIISLYLTVRLRKNINLKCTFTLMSASVVGTPLGVYALKQVPPDGLSIFVGIIMIVFTSHQFLARPEPIPLGKPAAILAGFFSGLLGGSLGVGGPPVIVYTALQPWTKDQAKATLACFFAFSGMVVIASQAVSGMITDEVLHLYVLSLPALVTGIFLGTKAYKHLSDKGYRELALAVVFLLGCMMIYRNV
- a CDS encoding ferredoxin yields the protein MAIVIDHDECIGCESCVEICPEVFEMDADGEKATVIDPDSTLDCVDEAIETCPNEAISK
- a CDS encoding biotin carboxylase N-terminal domain-containing protein — encoded protein: MSLDGQKILIANRGEIAVRIMEACSDLGLPFVALYTKEDSRSGHLDVARRLGGEKSLYRIHNYLDAGDILSVADESGATAIHPGYGFFSENYRFARRVVQRDRPMTFIGPSWEVIRDLGDKINTKRIARALGVPTVPGSDRAIYDELEAEAIAESLFEFQAKMGISRPVVLVKASAGGGGMGIDECEDMARFRQTYRRIRNYSLRTFNDEGVLIEQRVFNFNHLEVQIVSDRSGTNPVHFGTRNCSVQSPGLQKRIEVAPGFWPQGLTYSFDARKLLDDITRYSLSIAKEIKYDNVGTWEWIVTPNGDPFLMEVNTRIQVENGVSACIGSVNGNPDVNLIREQIRIGLGEPLGYTQDDVSFNGVGIEYRLIAEDTENGFTPWVGRIEELKWQKRDWLTVHTHVPTDRAYQIPTEYDPNLALAIIWGKDLEEAKSRGLEFLRDLQLNGSDSAGGTMKSNIPFLVEKTANLLVF